From the genome of Halobacterium sp. CBA1132, one region includes:
- a CDS encoding BGTF surface domain-containing protein codes for MNANLASRIPWTGILIVLLFVPACAPAMGGSTAMVGHDPPTADTVPNETLPAATTNSTLSTAPAIYPAPDSHQLLQAETAQSSGWTQHNYTQAAGDLVTVTLNLSNTSTTTTEATYIQLGSAASGFVDILHVTDADGDGNVTFSINTRAVGTSTSLGPFRSELVYHSETDTVRSAVHGRLNTATDGPTFYAEDGTKLAGFEEYLAALDLIDSAATARGTDQLRRPIDVGTYPIVASATGTFHVQDAPESAETDTAPAQHTRVDRVVDRATIRLTQPAIEDVAIHTAPAATANSAENVTALQTALSARETTTTTDRLVVAVNATGLSGHLVALEESFDSLTTGIPPQSFAQLEARTGEGVEFAITAETGPVTQGPGSSGGVSSPLEVVNFATATPSEATIYADTTTDTLYVVIDTRAFDNLQPTGAGAEDFSAELQYNTDADTPFLFDREDRHIQTYYRGFVGGAGGDPTQAAFPYLSPGEYATAEANISITTPRARFESSDRNSTATGLLLPHTGNVTIHGTTNLAPGTDATLQLASVNESRSPGFIYRTPTTVTANGTFSGTLDLSSVPAGERVALSLLVDSHSVASTTATLTPNATQSTISSQEEPTGASTSATTAPPTGSSGGGVPNLTPATTLLIVVVTMSAVLVHESRQ; via the coding sequence ATGAACGCAAATCTAGCCAGCCGAATCCCCTGGACGGGCATTCTCATTGTATTGCTGTTTGTACCCGCCTGTGCGCCCGCAATGGGTGGTAGTACAGCTATGGTCGGCCACGACCCGCCGACCGCAGACACGGTTCCGAACGAGACCCTCCCTGCAGCGACCACGAACAGCACACTGTCGACGGCTCCGGCGATCTACCCGGCACCAGATAGTCACCAACTGTTACAAGCCGAAACAGCACAATCATCTGGTTGGACACAGCACAACTACACTCAAGCAGCCGGTGACCTCGTCACGGTCACACTGAACCTTTCCAACACGAGTACAACCACGACCGAGGCGACGTACATACAACTAGGAAGTGCCGCATCTGGGTTTGTCGATATTCTGCATGTAACTGATGCTGATGGTGATGGGAACGTTACGTTCTCGATTAACACGCGCGCGGTCGGAACCAGCACCAGTCTTGGTCCGTTTCGATCTGAGCTGGTCTACCACAGTGAGACAGATACCGTGCGAAGCGCCGTTCACGGCCGGCTCAACACAGCTACGGATGGCCCAACGTTCTATGCCGAAGACGGCACAAAGTTAGCCGGATTTGAAGAATACCTTGCCGCGCTTGACTTGATTGATTCAGCGGCTACCGCACGCGGCACCGACCAGTTACGCCGACCTATTGATGTTGGCACGTATCCGATCGTTGCAAGTGCTACCGGCACGTTCCACGTACAGGACGCACCTGAGAGCGCTGAGACAGACACGGCACCAGCACAACACACTAGGGTAGACCGTGTTGTTGACCGTGCAACCATTCGCTTAACTCAGCCAGCAATTGAGGACGTGGCAATTCATACGGCTCCGGCAGCCACGGCAAACTCGGCCGAAAACGTTACTGCCCTTCAAACAGCGCTCAGTGCCCGGGAAACAACCACGACAACCGACCGACTAGTTGTTGCCGTGAATGCAACCGGACTCTCCGGCCATCTTGTTGCACTTGAGGAATCATTCGACTCCCTTACTACGGGGATACCACCACAGAGCTTCGCCCAGCTCGAAGCGCGAACTGGAGAAGGAGTCGAGTTCGCGATCACTGCCGAAACAGGACCAGTCACTCAGGGCCCAGGCTCATCTGGTGGCGTGTCTTCTCCGCTTGAAGTCGTCAATTTCGCAACGGCAACCCCATCGGAAGCGACAATCTACGCCGATACAACGACGGATACGCTGTACGTCGTCATCGATACACGCGCATTCGATAACCTCCAACCAACCGGCGCTGGTGCCGAGGACTTCTCGGCTGAACTCCAGTATAACACTGATGCTGACACACCATTCCTGTTTGACCGCGAGGACCGCCACATTCAGACCTACTACCGTGGCTTCGTTGGTGGCGCCGGCGGTGATCCGACCCAAGCGGCGTTCCCCTACCTATCGCCCGGTGAGTACGCAACTGCAGAGGCAAACATTTCAATTACCACCCCACGCGCTCGCTTCGAAAGCTCGGATAGGAACTCAACCGCCACCGGGCTTCTGTTGCCCCATACGGGGAATGTGACGATTCATGGCACGACAAATTTAGCACCCGGGACAGACGCGACTCTGCAACTGGCATCTGTGAACGAAAGCCGCTCGCCGGGATTCATTTATCGAACCCCCACCACGGTTACAGCCAACGGAACCTTCTCGGGGACGCTTGATCTTTCCAGTGTTCCTGCTGGTGAACGTGTTGCACTCTCGCTGCTGGTTGATTCGCACTCCGTTGCCTCAACAACCGCAACACTCACACCCAACGCAACCCAGTCCACAATCTCGTCGCAAGAGGAACCAACAGGGGCGTCGACATCAGCCACTACAGCACCACCGACCGGGTCATCTGGTGGAGGCGTTCCAAACCTTACACCGGCTACCACACTCCTCATAGTCGTTGTGACGATGAGTGCTGTACTCGTTCATGAGTCTCGCCAGTGA
- a CDS encoding PAS domain S-box protein: protein MSDWERPPNTRARPTSRPIDILHIDDDASFSDLVATFLEREREHFTVHSETDPRDALDMLSGDAVSIDCIVSDYNMPELDGLDVLERVRETYPDLPFILFTGKGSEEIASEAITAGVTDYLQKAGGTEQYSVLANRVQNAVEGFRAEQYMNRGLEAIETAQDGIGILDADGYIEYVNSAYADMLGYDREELLGVHWETLYHDDDVEHVYDVLLPEARHGWWHGTTSFVRKNGEEITVEHTVSYTDDESLICTITPPESDTESLHRPMKERALDEAPIGILLTDPQQKDNPIVYANEEFTALTGYERQEVIGRNCRFLQGEGTAEEPVAELRAAIENEASAVVELRNYRKDGTAFWNRVRIAPLFDDNGEIDLFVGFQENITEEKQHKRTLQTQTARLEALFEHSPDMFAVHDINGVIRDVNQRLCDELGYTEAELIGRTVWDLDPTADQERASSFWETMPPNRPHRFEGELKRSDGSTFPIEIHLIRLNLEGKDRFVAMDRDISEQKRRERELVQQNERLERFTSVVSHDLRNPLQLASGHVDLLREDCESEYIEKIDDALDRMDVMIEDLLTFAHVGEEAMDFEPVSLAPIARTCWETVSTADATLTVNTERTVCADRDQLQQLVTNLLQNAIDHGGPDVSVTIGDTETGFYVADDGDGFPNDEQAELFEAGYTTANEGNGFGLSIVKVVVDRHGWEITATNRSDGGARFDITTARD from the coding sequence ATGTCCGATTGGGAACGCCCTCCGAATACACGAGCGCGTCCAACGTCGAGGCCTATCGATATCCTCCATATTGACGACGACGCCAGTTTCAGCGATCTCGTAGCTACCTTCCTCGAACGTGAACGCGAACACTTCACTGTCCATTCCGAGACAGATCCACGAGACGCACTCGATATGCTCAGCGGTGATGCGGTGTCGATAGATTGTATTGTGAGCGACTACAACATGCCAGAACTGGATGGATTAGACGTCTTAGAACGAGTACGTGAAACCTATCCGGACCTTCCGTTTATTCTCTTCACGGGGAAGGGTAGTGAGGAGATTGCCAGTGAGGCAATTACGGCAGGTGTTACAGACTACCTCCAGAAAGCCGGCGGCACAGAACAGTACAGCGTCCTCGCTAATCGGGTTCAGAACGCCGTCGAAGGATTCCGCGCGGAACAGTACATGAATCGCGGGCTCGAAGCTATCGAAACCGCCCAAGACGGCATTGGTATTCTCGATGCAGACGGCTACATCGAATACGTGAACTCAGCGTATGCAGATATGCTCGGCTACGACCGCGAGGAACTTCTCGGGGTGCACTGGGAAACGCTCTATCATGACGACGACGTTGAGCACGTGTATGATGTCTTGCTGCCGGAAGCACGCCACGGTTGGTGGCATGGGACCACATCATTTGTTCGGAAGAATGGCGAAGAGATCACCGTCGAACACACAGTCTCCTACACGGACGATGAATCATTAATCTGTACGATTACACCCCCAGAAAGTGATACCGAGTCTCTACACCGGCCTATGAAAGAACGAGCGTTGGATGAAGCGCCGATTGGAATCCTGTTGACTGACCCCCAGCAGAAAGATAATCCAATTGTCTACGCGAACGAGGAATTTACGGCGCTGACCGGCTACGAGCGACAGGAGGTTATCGGGCGAAATTGTCGATTCCTTCAGGGAGAGGGGACCGCTGAAGAGCCTGTCGCAGAGCTCCGGGCTGCAATCGAGAACGAGGCGTCGGCAGTGGTCGAATTACGGAATTACCGGAAGGATGGGACGGCGTTCTGGAATCGGGTCCGTATTGCCCCGCTGTTCGATGATAATGGTGAAATCGATTTATTCGTCGGGTTCCAAGAGAATATAACGGAAGAGAAACAGCACAAGCGCACGCTACAGACACAGACTGCACGGCTAGAAGCGCTGTTCGAGCACTCACCGGATATGTTCGCTGTACACGACATCAACGGCGTCATCCGGGATGTAAATCAGCGGTTATGTGATGAACTCGGGTATACTGAGGCGGAACTTATTGGGCGAACTGTTTGGGACCTCGATCCGACTGCGGACCAAGAGCGCGCGTCGTCGTTCTGGGAGACCATGCCACCGAATCGCCCACATCGATTTGAGGGAGAGCTCAAACGGAGCGACGGGTCAACATTCCCCATCGAAATCCATCTGATTCGCCTTAATTTGGAGGGGAAGGATCGGTTTGTGGCGATGGATCGCGATATTAGCGAGCAGAAGCGACGCGAGCGTGAGCTTGTCCAACAGAACGAACGATTAGAGCGATTTACGAGCGTGGTGAGTCACGACCTACGGAACCCGTTACAACTCGCTAGCGGTCACGTAGACTTGCTACGAGAGGACTGCGAGAGCGAATATATCGAGAAGATAGACGATGCATTAGACCGGATGGACGTGATGATTGAGGATTTACTGACGTTTGCACACGTTGGTGAGGAGGCGATGGATTTCGAACCAGTGTCGTTGGCACCAATAGCACGAACCTGCTGGGAGACGGTTTCGACGGCTGACGCGACACTCACGGTTAACACAGAGCGAACCGTCTGCGCGGACCGCGATCAACTCCAGCAACTTGTCACGAATCTCTTGCAGAACGCAATCGACCACGGCGGACCGGACGTGTCGGTAACAATTGGTGATACCGAGACGGGGTTTTATGTTGCTGATGACGGAGACGGATTCCCCAACGATGAGCAGGCGGAGTTGTTCGAAGCAGGGTATACGACTGCTAATGAGGGGAACGGATTCGGACTCAGTATCGTCAAGGTAGTTGTTGACCGGCATGGCTGGGAGATTACAGCCACAAACCGGTCAGATGGTGGGGCTCGGTTCGACATTACCACCGCCCGGGATTGA
- a CDS encoding IS6 family transposase yields the protein MLADLLSESYDADLEETWENERTATPVRAFAVRLHQTGCSLRETTTILAELGVKRSHGAVWNWVHRLADSDCDPPSAQPTRVAVEETAVKINGEWSWLYAAIDIETKLILDVALFGSHGTDPAAAFLTRLDEKHDLSEAEFLVDQFGYRTALARLGLSGRVNYTDRNLIEKWFHTLKMRIDRFHNSWVGSRSSVHEWLEQFMHYYNRQRPHQALDGKTPVEEVLN from the coding sequence ATGCTCGCAGACCTGCTCAGCGAGAGCTATGACGCGGATTTAGAAGAAACTTGGGAGAACGAGCGGACGGCGACGCCCGTCAGGGCGTTCGCCGTCCGCCTCCACCAAACCGGTTGTTCGCTCAGAGAAACAACAACGATTTTAGCTGAATTAGGCGTTAAACGTTCTCATGGAGCGGTTTGGAACTGGGTACATCGGCTGGCTGACAGCGACTGCGACCCGCCTTCGGCGCAGCCCACGCGGGTCGCGGTTGAAGAGACTGCTGTCAAAATCAACGGTGAGTGGTCTTGGTTGTACGCTGCAATAGACATCGAGACAAAGTTGATTCTTGATGTTGCGTTGTTTGGGTCGCATGGCACCGATCCAGCAGCTGCGTTCCTCACTCGACTTGACGAGAAACACGATCTCTCCGAGGCTGAGTTTCTCGTCGATCAATTCGGGTATCGGACTGCCCTTGCTCGATTAGGGTTGAGCGGTCGGGTCAACTATACCGACCGAAACCTCATCGAAAAATGGTTTCACACGCTCAAAATGCGGATCGACCGCTTCCATAATTCGTGGGTGGGCAGTCGGTCGAGCGTTCACGAATGGCTTGAACAGTTCATGCATTACTACAACCGCCAAAGACCGCATCAAGCACTCGATGGAAAGACGCCGGTCGAGGAGGTGCTGAACTAG
- a CDS encoding transglutaminase — protein sequence MSRTLSVGTTKKQSILLVGILSVAFLGGTGTVAATQSEMYVTISDVAVSNETPTTADSITVTPTIHYSSERAGGFQITEIELIAPGHGEISKVDDVGAIASGESLEVPLAATFDTAGKKRLLVRVRGIKEDDNGTIEQIGSIERPVYITVSEPASPEPVVSPRIQINTNNMVAEADNLVSVTVSNGDSDSISDLVLNLTSEQENIEPKTKIRPSLAAKNMTTMTFNIQPEDSVQTTLHATLKYNNGQSVEVNKKLQVNPLHEDVNPSVSIVENNGSQTLQYHVTNLGNTPIQDVSVMAAINENVLPTRAIDMVPPSTTRTITVPVSAVPEGEYQVKVTYRLHSETKQVTQTTSLTASAENDRNNGAVQSLTMSPIKSSGGSIGIVALALIAGGGSVVGYQRYRSQ from the coding sequence ATGTCGAGAACACTCTCAGTTGGCACAACCAAAAAACAAAGCATCTTGCTTGTCGGAATCCTCAGCGTCGCATTCCTTGGTGGTACTGGAACGGTCGCAGCAACACAATCAGAGATGTATGTGACGATTTCTGATGTCGCCGTCTCAAATGAGACACCAACAACCGCCGATTCGATAACAGTCACCCCGACAATCCACTATTCGAGTGAACGTGCTGGTGGGTTCCAGATTACTGAAATCGAATTAATTGCGCCTGGCCATGGAGAGATATCGAAAGTAGACGATGTTGGTGCGATTGCATCTGGTGAATCCCTCGAAGTCCCACTTGCTGCAACGTTTGATACAGCTGGTAAGAAACGATTACTAGTGCGAGTCCGCGGGATCAAAGAAGACGATAATGGGACAATTGAACAGATCGGCTCAATCGAGCGACCGGTCTACATTACCGTTTCAGAACCTGCCTCGCCCGAACCTGTGGTCTCTCCCAGAATTCAGATCAACACCAACAACATGGTTGCAGAGGCGGACAACTTAGTATCGGTCACGGTCTCAAATGGGGATAGTGATTCAATATCGGATCTTGTACTCAATCTGACGAGCGAACAAGAGAATATTGAACCGAAAACGAAGATTCGACCGTCCTTGGCCGCAAAAAACATGACGACGATGACATTTAATATCCAGCCTGAAGATTCGGTTCAAACAACGTTACATGCAACACTCAAATATAACAACGGTCAATCTGTTGAGGTGAACAAAAAACTGCAAGTCAACCCACTCCATGAGGATGTTAACCCGTCTGTTTCGATTGTCGAAAATAACGGGTCACAGACACTCCAGTACCACGTCACAAACCTTGGAAACACGCCGATTCAGGACGTCTCTGTGATGGCAGCAATTAACGAAAACGTCCTCCCGACGCGGGCAATTGACATGGTTCCACCGTCAACAACGAGAACTATTACCGTTCCGGTTAGTGCTGTCCCAGAAGGAGAGTACCAAGTTAAAGTGACGTATAGATTACACAGCGAAACGAAGCAGGTTACCCAGACAACGTCACTAACTGCATCAGCTGAGAACGATCGTAACAATGGAGCCGTACAGTCGCTTACGATGTCGCCGATTAAGAGTAGTGGTGGCTCAATCGGAATAGTCGCATTGGCACTTATTGCGGGTGGTGGGTCAGTCGTTGGGTACCAGCGGTATCGCAGCCAGTAG
- a CDS encoding helix-turn-helix domain-containing protein codes for MGQEMIKALEDLPPSAKLVAKVLEYHEGLTQSELAEKTLLPDRTVRYALTRLEEEGLVESRYLLSDARKQVYTLA; via the coding sequence ATGGGTCAAGAGATGATTAAAGCGCTCGAAGACCTTCCGCCGAGCGCGAAACTTGTCGCAAAGGTTCTTGAGTATCACGAGGGGCTTACTCAGAGCGAACTCGCCGAGAAAACACTTCTCCCAGACCGAACCGTCCGGTACGCACTCACCCGTCTTGAAGAGGAGGGTCTCGTGGAATCCCGGTATTTGCTCTCCGACGCCCGCAAGCAAGTGTACACGCTTGCCTAA
- a CDS encoding ParA family protein encodes MAQRDTDKTPRAVCVGILKGGFGKTTTALNLARELAHRNERALLVDLDDNGHLTLNLGHREAYQSGSGDGDENHAEAVLVDEADPRDYVVDVAGGLDLFPSHAQLEEVESTLKSAVQGSARLKQHLVEPLLGDEYDYIVVDCPANRGKLNDNAMYATGNLIIPLRPELGYETGLDNTVNRLVKPARRYFDLDILAVVPSDLQRRIDQATLDQELLREITTREGVASKVPSFAYISEADWDAIANGEYDGGLPGIRHRDAINNSLRDANEPLRDYDPDCDQLEAYDELARIVERGEVIRDE; translated from the coding sequence ATGGCACAACGCGATACCGACAAAACCCCGCGCGCAGTCTGCGTCGGCATCCTGAAAGGCGGCTTCGGGAAAACCACCACCGCGCTCAACCTCGCTCGCGAGCTCGCGCACCGCAACGAACGCGCCCTCCTTGTCGACCTCGACGACAACGGCCACCTCACCCTCAACCTCGGCCATCGCGAAGCCTACCAAAGCGGCTCCGGGGACGGGGACGAAAACCACGCCGAAGCGGTCCTCGTCGATGAAGCCGACCCTCGCGACTATGTTGTCGACGTTGCTGGCGGCCTCGACCTCTTCCCCTCGCACGCACAACTCGAAGAGGTTGAATCAACGCTGAAGAGCGCCGTGCAGGGGTCTGCTCGTCTGAAACAGCATCTTGTCGAACCGCTGCTGGGTGATGAGTACGACTACATCGTGGTGGACTGTCCGGCGAATCGCGGGAAGCTCAACGACAACGCGATGTACGCGACCGGGAATCTCATCATCCCGCTACGGCCGGAACTCGGGTATGAGACTGGCCTTGACAACACCGTCAACCGGCTCGTGAAGCCGGCGCGGCGGTACTTCGACCTCGATATCCTCGCGGTCGTGCCGTCCGACCTGCAGCGGCGTATCGACCAAGCCACGCTCGACCAAGAACTCCTCCGTGAAATCACGACACGGGAGGGTGTAGCGTCGAAAGTCCCGAGCTTCGCGTACATCTCCGAGGCCGACTGGGACGCTATCGCGAACGGTGAGTACGATGGTGGCCTGCCGGGGATTCGGCATCGTGACGCGATCAACAACTCGCTGCGGGACGCGAACGAGCCGCTGCGGGACTACGACCCCGACTGCGACCAACTGGAAGCGTACGATGAACTTGCTCGCATCGTCGAACGCGGTGAGGTGATTCGCGATGAGTGA
- a CDS encoding cupin domain-containing protein gives MYFELDPTGGIDWHTHTPGLDEVNLCLSGHAKYTLERADGSYQTLEIGPMEFVYLPGGARHKIEVVGDEVHRSVSAAKFDTAARLEAVENDGEPDETEDSGSASGDALWVDRKRDEVVEKDDDLVTS, from the coding sequence TTGTACTTCGAACTTGACCCCACCGGCGGAATCGACTGGCATACACATACGCCGGGACTTGACGAAGTGAACCTCTGTCTCAGTGGGCACGCGAAATACACTTTAGAGCGTGCGGATGGGAGCTACCAGACGCTCGAAATCGGGCCGATGGAGTTCGTGTACCTGCCGGGCGGCGCGCGCCACAAAATCGAGGTCGTCGGTGACGAGGTTCACCGCTCGGTGTCGGCAGCCAAATTCGATACCGCTGCCCGCCTCGAAGCCGTGGAAAACGATGGTGAACCGGACGAAACCGAAGACAGTGGTTCCGCCTCGGGGGACGCACTCTGGGTCGACCGGAAGCGAGACGAGGTCGTCGAGAAAGATGACGATTTAGTCACCTCGTAA
- a CDS encoding glucose 1-dehydrogenase — protein sequence MNGIQDGVAIVTGGGSGIGRQSSIRFAEAGAKVVVADVDEDGGQETTEIIEADSGEATFIRTDVTDSDDVAAMVQTALDEYGGLDFAHNNAGIAAEGTRLAEYDEEEWDRMIDINLKGVWRCLKAEIPEMIERGGGAIVNTSSVAGVSANGSAHYAASKHGVIGLTRRATVDYAEDGIRFNAVCPGVIDTPMVQQAGEDNAEEMDRITAGIPAGRLGDPQEIASTVVWLCSEDASYVMGQPIIVDGGLLAQ from the coding sequence ATGAACGGAATTCAAGACGGAGTTGCAATCGTCACCGGTGGTGGATCAGGAATCGGCCGACAGTCATCAATTCGATTCGCCGAAGCCGGAGCGAAAGTCGTCGTTGCCGACGTCGACGAGGATGGCGGCCAAGAAACAACCGAGATAATCGAGGCTGACAGCGGTGAAGCGACGTTCATCAGGACAGATGTTACTGACTCCGACGATGTCGCTGCGATGGTACAGACCGCACTCGATGAGTACGGTGGATTAGACTTCGCACACAACAACGCTGGGATCGCAGCTGAGGGAACCCGTCTCGCCGAGTACGACGAAGAGGAGTGGGACCGAATGATTGACATCAACTTGAAAGGGGTCTGGCGGTGCCTAAAAGCCGAGATCCCGGAAATGATCGAACGCGGTGGTGGAGCCATCGTTAACACGTCCTCGGTCGCCGGCGTAAGCGCAAACGGGAGTGCACACTACGCCGCCAGTAAACACGGCGTTATCGGACTAACCCGACGGGCGACGGTTGATTATGCTGAAGACGGAATCCGCTTCAACGCTGTCTGTCCGGGCGTCATCGACACGCCAATGGTCCAACAAGCGGGCGAAGATAATGCAGAAGAGATGGACCGCATCACTGCAGGTATTCCTGCAGGACGTCTCGGCGATCCCCAAGAGATAGCCAGCACTGTTGTTTGGCTCTGTTCGGAGGACGCTTCGTATGTAATGGGTCAACCGATAATCGTCGATGGCGGGTTGCTTGCCCAATAG
- a CDS encoding PadR family transcriptional regulator: MYDLTAFQRDILYIAAGFDKPHGLAIKDELEDHYESEVNHGRLYPNLNKLVDKGLLEKEKKDGRTNSYTLTGRGEREIQAQEEWEAQYIED, encoded by the coding sequence ATGTACGACTTGACTGCCTTCCAGCGAGATATCCTCTACATCGCTGCTGGCTTCGACAAACCGCACGGCCTCGCCATCAAAGACGAACTTGAGGACCACTACGAATCCGAGGTCAACCACGGCCGCCTCTACCCCAACCTCAACAAACTCGTTGACAAGGGCCTGCTTGAGAAAGAGAAGAAAGACGGCCGAACAAACAGCTACACACTAACCGGCCGAGGCGAACGCGAAATCCAAGCCCAAGAAGAGTGGGAAGCCCAGTACATCGAAGACTAG
- a CDS encoding TrmB family transcriptional regulator yields the protein MTEEEIITALRELGLSKYAAETLLGLQKVSSATASDIATITDVPRSQVYGATEELEQSGLVAVQDTNPKEFSAARPELIGDILRTQFEEQQQRVVSRLQSLDVSSEQTNPEDHIWRTRDTAAISTRAIELVQELAGPVVYFNSSPSSVSAELYATLEDQAASGQSVQLYGPPHTASQFPPSLPANSTELPDCFSTRCTQILIVGYRAVLFVVASGQSTPAETAFVTAETDSSAVLAAAFRSLLL from the coding sequence ATGACCGAGGAAGAAATTATTACGGCACTCCGAGAGTTAGGCTTGTCAAAATATGCCGCAGAGACGCTTCTCGGGCTACAGAAAGTGTCTTCTGCAACGGCAAGCGATATTGCGACTATAACTGATGTCCCACGTTCGCAAGTGTACGGTGCAACTGAGGAACTTGAGCAGTCTGGGTTAGTGGCCGTCCAGGACACGAACCCGAAAGAGTTCTCCGCTGCGCGTCCCGAATTAATCGGCGATATCTTGCGCACACAATTCGAAGAACAACAGCAGCGCGTGGTTTCGCGGCTTCAATCGCTCGACGTGAGCTCTGAGCAAACTAATCCAGAGGATCACATTTGGCGCACCCGTGACACCGCTGCGATATCAACACGGGCAATCGAGTTAGTCCAGGAACTGGCTGGACCAGTTGTGTACTTCAATTCGTCACCTTCATCGGTGTCTGCTGAGCTTTACGCTACTCTCGAGGACCAAGCAGCGTCTGGTCAATCGGTCCAGCTTTATGGGCCTCCACACACGGCAAGTCAGTTTCCGCCGTCACTACCGGCAAACTCGACTGAGCTTCCGGACTGTTTTTCGACACGTTGTACTCAAATTCTCATCGTCGGGTATCGTGCAGTCCTGTTCGTGGTTGCTTCTGGTCAAAGTACACCCGCCGAAACAGCGTTTGTAACTGCGGAAACAGACAGTTCAGCGGTTTTAGCAGCCGCTTTCCGGTCCTTACTGTTGTAG
- a CDS encoding transposase produces MDASTVENGAVLGVDLNVDGSLAVTSTGRFLGNADYLNHKRAEYERRRGSLQQAGTPHNESISGRFARWSKGSLHHVSKAIVRETRRNDRSTIAFEDLENIRERISNASKFQQWAFRTIQEYTEYKAEEHGILVDTVQPAYTSQRYSHGECGFTHKDNRDGVEFECLKCGKELHTDYNAAQNIRWRLVQYWLKSGAGRASCQVALKSGTVNVNGEYSSAESIGQSGSPLTIPPL; encoded by the coding sequence ATGGATGCGTCAACAGTCGAGAACGGAGCGGTTCTCGGTGTTGACCTCAACGTAGACGGTTCCCTCGCCGTTACCAGCACGGGTCGGTTCCTCGGTAACGCCGACTATCTCAACCACAAGCGCGCCGAGTACGAACGACGACGAGGTAGCTTGCAACAGGCAGGCACACCTCACAATGAGAGCATCAGCGGACGGTTCGCGCGGTGGAGTAAGGGCTCCCTCCACCATGTTTCGAAAGCCATCGTGCGGGAAACCCGCCGGAACGACCGTTCTACGATCGCATTTGAGGACTTGGAGAACATCCGTGAGCGTATCTCGAACGCCTCGAAGTTCCAGCAATGGGCGTTTCGAACGATACAGGAGTACACTGAGTACAAGGCCGAAGAACACGGGATTCTCGTGGACACGGTGCAGCCAGCGTACACGAGTCAACGGTATAGCCACGGCGAGTGCGGCTTCACGCATAAAGACAACCGTGATGGTGTCGAGTTTGAGTGCCTGAAGTGCGGAAAGGAGCTCCACACGGATTACAACGCCGCTCAGAATATCAGGTGGCGTCTTGTCCAGTATTGGCTCAAGTCTGGTGCTGGACGGGCTAGCTGTCAGGTAGCCCTGAAGTCAGGGACAGTGAACGTGAACGGCGAGTATTCGTCTGCCGAGAGCATCGGCCAGAGTGGAAGTCCACTGACAATCCCACCCCTTTAG